In a genomic window of Anas acuta chromosome 9, bAnaAcu1.1, whole genome shotgun sequence:
- the SERP1 gene encoding stress-associated endoplasmic reticulum protein 1, translating to MVAKQRIRMANEKHSKNITQRGNVAKTSRTAPEEKASVGPWLLALFIFVVCGSAIFQIIQSIRMGM from the exons ATGGTGGCCAAGCAGCGCATCCGCATGGCCAACGAGAAGCACAGCAAGAACATCACCCAGCGAGGGAACGTCGCCAAGACCTCG AGGACGGCCCCGGAGGAGAAGGCGTCGGTGGGGCCGTGGCTGCTGGCGCTGTTCATCTTCGTGGTGTGCGGATCAG CCATCTTCCAGATCATCCAGAGCATCAGGATGGGCATGTGA